The DNA segment AATAAGATCCAGATTCAACCTTGATTTAAAATTGACTCATGTCATTAGAAAATGCTTCGATATTTCGCTAAACCGATTGGAGGAAATGTTAAGTGCAGGTGTAATTGTTGTTTTACCTGAATGTGCGGTGAGAAAATGTAAAGTGAAAAATGGAATTACCCTTACTGTGCCTATTGAAAAGCTGAAGGCATATTTAGGGTTTTACTAAAACCTACGAAATTCCCGGTGAACGCTCCTTTGGAGGGTTCACCGGTTGAACATTAGCCGGTAGCGCATTTAAATACATAAGAAATAACTAAATTGACCGTTAACCGTATAATACCTGGAATAAATAAAAAATACTAATCACAGCTTAATTATGACCGATAAACTAACTTTTTTTTCCGAAGCGGATAATCCTGAAATGATCGCAGCTTTTCATAAAGCACAAGAAACATTCAAGTATTTCTGGAGAGAACTCTCCTGGGAGTTTCGCAGGATTGTCCCTGCACTTGATCTGGCTTGTGTAAAAGTAGCTTTCATGGAAAATGTATCTTATCAGGCAGCACCTATCGTGGAGCATATGTGGATTAATGACGTGGAGTTTGATGGATATGTGATTAGCGGTACACTCGCAAATGACCCGAACGAACTCTCGAACGTTAAAAATGGAGACTTTGTTGAAGTGCCCTTAAATCAGATTAGTGATTGGTTGTTCACCAGTGGCGGAAAAACCTATGGAGGATTTACCATACAAGTATTAAGAGCTGGCATGGATGAAGAGGAACGCATAGGACATGATCAGGCCTGGGGATTAGACTTTGGCGATTATAACGATGTTTCCGTTGTTTACGAACAAAAAGAACATCCTGAAAATCTCATGGAGCATCCGATGAGCATCAATATGAAAGATAAGTTAGCCGCGTTTATTGGAGAACATCCGGCAGAACTGAGCAAGCAGGATCAATCAGGATATACGATTTTACATAGAGAGATTGTGGCAGGGAATAAGAGTTCTGTAGAAGTTTTACTGCAATTGGGCGCTGATAAAAATATAAAGACCGGTAAAGGGAATTCCGCATTGGACCTCGCTAAACAGGTAGGATGGGAAGAAATTATTCCGATGTTCGAAAACTAGCAAATCCTTCCGGATCCTATTGTAGAAAAATTGATCGCCCCATCACTTATGGGGCGGTTTTTTATATTATTATAGTATTTTATTGGGAATTGTCTTTTAATTCCTGAAAGTACCATTCGAAAAATTTAAAGGTTTCCGCTCTGGGAAAAAACTCTCCCTTTTCGAGGGTGTTTCACAAACTGTGTCAATAGTGTAACTTTAAACTATCGACATAATTATGGCAACACAAGAAGACTTTGATTTCGAAAGCTTCAAAAAGGAAGCTATAGCTGGCTTATATGCCGGCAAGAAAATGACTGGCACGGATGGGGTACTAGCCCCGATGATGAAACACTTTCTGGAATCTATGATGACCGGAGAGCTGGAGCACCACATTTCAGAAAG comes from the Pedobacter sp. FW305-3-2-15-E-R2A2 genome and includes:
- a CDS encoding DUF2314 domain-containing protein; protein product: MTDKLTFFSEADNPEMIAAFHKAQETFKYFWRELSWEFRRIVPALDLACVKVAFMENVSYQAAPIVEHMWINDVEFDGYVISGTLANDPNELSNVKNGDFVEVPLNQISDWLFTSGGKTYGGFTIQVLRAGMDEEERIGHDQAWGLDFGDYNDVSVVYEQKEHPENLMEHPMSINMKDKLAAFIGEHPAELSKQDQSGYTILHREIVAGNKSSVEVLLQLGADKNIKTGKGNSALDLAKQVGWEEIIPMFEN